A stretch of DNA from Terriglobia bacterium:
GCAGCCGCATAATTGAAACCCGGATCGACGAATCGTGTGTAGTAATCAAACGAGTCGTAGATCGAGTGATACGACCCTTCGGCTTCGCTTTCCCCGCCGAACTGCATATTCAGGGACGCAATTCCGAGATGTTGAAGGAACGGTGTGTAGTCCGAGCCTGACCCGAGTGCCGAAATGCGCACATCGGGACGTTCACGAGCCTCGCGGCGTTCTTCGGGCGACCCATCGACGATCTTGCGGGCTCGCCAGCGGCTGAGGATTGAAACCGGCTTCTCAGGATCGGTGACGTCGCCCGCAACCTCATTTACGAACTGTTCCAGCGTATGGGAACCTCCTACCGACAGAAAGCCGCGGCCATTGTTGTCCGAGTTGAGGTAGAGCACGGCTTTCTGAGTGAGTTCGCCGGCATGAGTTTCAGCCCACTCCGTCGAACCGATCAAAGCCTGTTCTTCGCCGTCCCATGCCGCATAGATGATCGTTCGTTTCGGCCGCCATCCGGTCTTCGTCAACTGGCTGGCCGCTTGTGCTTCAGCGAGGAGAGCCACCAATCCGCTGATCGGATCGTCGGCGCCATTGACCCACGCGTCGTGGTGGTTGCCGCGGATAACCCATTCGTCCGGACGCTCACTGCCTCGCAACTTCGCGATCACATCGTAGGCCGGCACGGTCTGAAAACGGAATTCCAGTTTCAGGTGGACCGTCGCGGGGCCGGGACCGAGATGGTATGTGATCGGAAGTGCGCCCCGCCAACTCTCGGGTGCCACGGGACCTGCCAACGCGCGAAGCAAAGGAAGAGCATCGCCATAGGAAATAGGCAGGACTGGAATTTTCGTCAGCGTTGCGGCGTCCTTGATATCGATGCGTTTTGCATCGGGGGTTGAGCCGACACCGGGAGTCAGCGGATCGCCGGGATAAAGAGGAAGGTCCGCGACCGAGCCTCGCTGCGCGCCGCCTTCCGGCCGCGCGCCGCCATTGGGATAGCTGTCGCCGGTGAAATAGCCGTCATCGCGAGGATCCGAATAAATGATGCAACCGATCGCGCCGTGCTCGAAAGCGATCTTGGGTTTGATCCCCCGGAATATGTTTCCATAGCGAACGATGACGATTTTCCCGCGTACGTCGACGCCGCGCCGTTCAAGTTCGTTGTAGTCGCCCTGCGCGCCGTAGTTGGCGTAAACAAGCTGAGCAGTGACGTCGCCGTCGATGGAATATGCGTTGTAAACCGGCAGCTGTTCGGACTTCTGCCCCGAGGTTGCATCTTCCTTGATCGCCGGTTCCTCCAGCTTCGCCGTGAACTTCTGGGGAGCGGTCAGCTCCAGAAGCCGGGTCTTCGGCGTCGCAAAGAGGACGTCGTAGCGCTCGATAGACGTGTCGTATCCCCACGAGCGGAAAAGTCCGGCGATGAAATCCGCATTCTGTTTGTCGTAGGCCGATCCCAGATGATGGGGCCTTGCCGACAGCCGCTTCATCCAGTCGCGCAAATCATCTTTTTTGATAAGCGAATCGAACCGCTGTTCAAGCGCGCGTTCGCGCGCCGTTCCATCCCGGTCGAAACCGAGCAGGGAAGCAGGAGGCTGTCCAATCTGAGCCGCGCTTACGGAGATGGACGACAAAAGCACGATCAGCGCTAA
This window harbors:
- a CDS encoding M28 family peptidase; amino-acid sequence: MKRTWRLALIVLLSSISVSAAQIGQPPASLLGFDRDGTARERALEQRFDSLIKKDDLRDWMKRLSARPHHLGSAYDKQNADFIAGLFRSWGYDTSIERYDVLFATPKTRLLELTAPQKFTAKLEEPAIKEDATSGQKSEQLPVYNAYSIDGDVTAQLVYANYGAQGDYNELERRGVDVRGKIVIVRYGNIFRGIKPKIAFEHGAIGCIIYSDPRDDGYFTGDSYPNGGARPEGGAQRGSVADLPLYPGDPLTPGVGSTPDAKRIDIKDAATLTKIPVLPISYGDALPLLRALAGPVAPESWRGALPITYHLGPGPATVHLKLEFRFQTVPAYDVIAKLRGSERPDEWVIRGNHHDAWVNGADDPISGLVALLAEAQAASQLTKTGWRPKRTIIYAAWDGEEQALIGSTEWAETHAGELTQKAVLYLNSDNNGRGFLSVGGSHTLEQFVNEVAGDVTDPEKPVSILSRWRARKIVDGSPEERREARERPDVRISALGSGSDYTPFLQHLGIASLNMQFGGESEAEGSYHSIYDSFDYYTRFVDPGFNYAAA